Proteins from a single region of Candidatus Korarchaeum sp.:
- a CDS encoding DUF554 domain-containing protein produces MLGTIINALAVISGSSLGLLMRRSIGEDLKGKLLSVIGLFTLYLGADMMLRADKPLGLIIGLLLGTYIGHIMKLDERLERLSNIREKSADGLLVPFLTFCIGPMTVIGSLRDGMGDPSIILAKSVMDGFSSIAFASAFGFSVLLSAIPLLLFQGSLSLLGRFIGNSLPLSALEEMTAAGGIILLGLALRILGIKRMNVADMLPSLLIAPLISQFL; encoded by the coding sequence ATGCTAGGCACGATAATCAACGCTTTGGCCGTGATATCGGGTTCCTCATTAGGGCTGCTGATGAGGAGGAGCATAGGGGAGGATCTTAAGGGCAAATTATTGAGCGTAATAGGGCTCTTCACCTTATACCTTGGTGCGGATATGATGCTGAGGGCAGATAAGCCACTAGGCCTCATAATAGGCCTCCTCCTGGGTACTTACATAGGACATATTATGAAGCTGGATGAGAGGCTCGAGAGACTCTCTAATATCAGAGAGAAATCTGCTGACGGTCTCCTAGTCCCATTCCTAACTTTCTGCATAGGTCCCATGACCGTAATAGGGTCGCTCAGGGACGGTATGGGGGATCCGTCCATAATATTAGCTAAATCCGTCATGGACGGCTTCAGCTCAATAGCATTCGCTTCAGCCTTCGGTTTCAGCGTATTACTCTCAGCCATACCCCTCCTCCTGTTCCAGGGATCCCTCTCCTTACTCGGGAGGTTCATAGGCAATTCCCTGCCCCTATCAGCCTTGGAGGAGATGACAGCGGCCGGAGGTATCATACTGCTCGGACTTGCCCTCAGGATCCTCGGAATTAAGAGGATGAACGTCGCAGATATGCTGCCCAGCCTCTTAATAGCTCCCCTGATATCCCAATTCCTCTGA